The genomic interval CAGGATCGCCCTGCTCGCCGTCTCGGCGCCTCTCCTTCCCGTCCACCGGATCGCGGCCGAGCGGGCGGCCGGAATCCTCGCGGTGGTCCTGATGCAGGCACGCCAGGAGGAGGAGCTGGCCGCGCGTGGACGCGGCGACTTCCTCACCGACCTGGCGGAGGGCCGTATCGCTGCCGAGGACGCGCCCGCGCAGGCCAGGGTGCTCGGCTTCAAGCCGGGCGAGGGCCCGCTGCTCCCCGTCGTGATGCGGCTCGCGGCCGAGCTGGCTCCTGCGGGCAACTGGGCGGTGCTGGCGCGGGCCGTCCTGGAGGAGCTGTCCTCGGTCGGCGTGCCGGTCCTGCTGGGCGTACGCCCCGTGGAGGGCCGCGTACCTCTGCTGCTCGGCCTGCGCTCCGAATCGGAACGTACGGCGGTCGCCGACCGGGTGGCCGCGGCCCTGCGCGCCGGTGTGGAGCGGGCCGGCCTGGAGCGCGCGGGCGGCCATCCGCCGGTCGTGGTGGTCGGCGTCGCGGGCAGCTGGGCGGCAGCATCGGCGGGCCTGCGGCACGCGGCGGAAACCGCCACGGCGGCCCAGGGGCTCTCCGACCGCCCCTGGTACGACGCCCGGCGCCTCGACATCGACCTTCTCCTGTGGCGCCTGCGGGACCATCCGGACCTGGCGGCCTTCGTGGACCGGGCGATCGGCCCCCTCCGCGACCACGACCGCACGTCCCGCCCGCCCCTGCTGCCCACCCTGCAGACGTATCTCGCGCACGCCGGCCGCAAGGCGGAGACAGCCCGCGAGCTCCACCTGAACCGCCAGACGCTCTACAACCGCCTGGCGCGCATCTCCGAACTCCTCGGCACGGACCTGGACGACCCCCAGACGGTCCTGGCCCTGAGCCTCGCGCTGCGGGCCCGCCGCCACACGTCCTGACCCGACCCAACCGCCCTAACCGGTCAACTCGTCGTACACACTCAGCACCTGCGCGACGGTGTCGTCCTCCGTGGGCCAATGGGCGGCCTGCGCCCTGCCCGCGTCAGCCAGCAACTGCCGTCGCGCCGGGTCGGTCAGCAGCCGGACGACGGCTCCCGCGAGCGCGTCGGTGTCCCCGTACGGCACGAGTTCGGCCGCGTCGCCCACCAGCTCTGGCACCCCGCCGACCGCGGTGGCGACCAGCGGAACCCCCGCGCGCAGAGCCTCCTGCGCGACGACGGACCGCCCCTCCCACTTGCTGGCGAGCACCGCGACGTCGGCGACCGCAAACAGATCGGCGATGTCGTCACGACGGCCGATGAGCTTGACGGGCAGCGACTCGTCCTCGATACGACGCTGAAGGGCCGCCCGCTCGCGCCCCTCACCCGCAACGATCAGCAGCGGCACGGGGTCGAGGTCGCGCCACGCACGGGTGGCGTCCAGCAGCGTTCCGTACCCCCTGCCCCGGACCAGGCTGCCGACCGCAATGATCAACGGCCGTTCCACCGCACCCAGTTCGGCCCGCGCCTTGCCTTCCTTGACGCGCGCGGCCGGCAGCGGCGCGGGCACACTGACCGGCGCGAGCCGCGCGTCACGCGCACCCCGCCGACGGGCCCGGTCGACCAGATCGGACGACGTACCGAGCACAACCGCGGCCGCCTTGGCCGCCCTTCGTTCCAACAGTCGTACGACATGACCGCGCGGGCCGTCGGCATGCGCCCGGGTGTGCCAGGTGACCACCAGCGGAATCCCCCACCCTCGCAGTGCCAACGTGCTCCGTACGGCGGCGTGGAGCCCGTGCGCGTGCACCAGGTCGGCCCCGGCACAGGCGGACCGCAGCGCGCCTACTGCGGCGGGATCGCTCCTCCTGGGTACGGACACGAACTGCGCGCCGGCACCGCCGAAGTCGTAACCCGGCTCCAGCCCCGCAGGGGCGCACACGGTCACCCGCAGCCCCCGCGCGACGAGCCCGGCGGCCAGGGACCTGACGTGCGTACTGCTGCCCGCGCTGCCGCCGCCCAGCACTTGGACCACGCTCAGCGGCGACTGACCGTACGGCGGGACCGGGGTGCTGCTCACGGAGCTCCTGAGTCGACGTCGGTGCGGGGTACGCACGCGGTGCAGGCCCAAGAATGCCAGCCCGCACGCGCGTTCCGGCACCGCAGAACGACCGAACCGGCAGCCGACCCCCACAACGACCACACAGGGACCACCCACATGGGTGAACCCAGGAGGTTGTGGGGCCACGATTGGTGCCGAGGTGCGGGGCCGGTGTTGGTGCCGGGGGCCGGGGCGGTGCGGGGCCCTGTCGTGGTGCCGGGGGCGGGACGCTGCGGGGCCGGTGGTGGTGCCGGGGGCCGGGGCCTACGGGAGCGGCATTCGGGACTGCATGATTTAGCTGCGATCCCGGGTCACCGAAAGCCTCCCGGCGTCCCGCGCACAAATCACGTTTTACGTCCCGAACACCACTCCCTACGGCCCCGTCCCCCTCCCGTACGTCGCAAATCATCGACCGGCGCCGGTTGCGGACCGGGTGAACGGGGTGGGAACGGCGGCGAGGGGGCGGGACGCGCAGGGGGCGCTGTTCGGGACGTAAAGCGTGATTTGTGCGCCAGTTACTGGCCTCGCACACGCAGCCCCCGCACCGCAGCTAAATCATGCAGTCCCGAATGGCGCCCCCGGAGCGGCCCGACCCCGCACGGGGCCCACCCGGCGCAAGCCAAACCCCACCCCCCGCCAACCGCGTTACGCGTCCGCGCGCGCAGCCGCCAGCAGTTCTTCCGCGTGCGCCCGCGCCGTCTCCGAGTCCTCCTGGCCCGCCAGCATCCGCGACAGCTCCCGGACCCGGGCCTCGCCTTCCAGCACCGTGACGCCACTCCTCGTCACCGACCCGTCGTTGGTCTTTTCCACCAGCAGCTGCCGATCAGCAAACGCCGCGACCTGCGGCAAGTGCGTCACCACAACCACCTGCGCCGACTTGGCAAGCTTCGCCAGCCGCCGCCCGACCTCGACCGCCGCCTTGCCGCCGACGCCCGCGTCGACCTCGTCGAAGAGATACGTAGGCACCGGATCGGACCCGGCGAAGACGACCTCCACGGCGAGCATCACCCGCGAGAGCTCACCGCCCGAGGCGCCCTTGGCAATCGGCCGAGGCTGTGCACCGGGGTGGGGAGCGAGCAGCAGCTCGACCTCGTCCGCACCGGACGACCCGTATGCCACAAGCCGCCCGCCCACCTCGATCCCGTTCTCCCGGTCCTCGACCTGCCGGATATCGATCGAGACGCGCGCATGCGGCATGGCAAGGGAGGCCAGTTCAGCGGTGACGGCGTCGGCGAACCGCTGAGCCGCATCCGTACGGGCATCGGTCAAGGCCTGGGCGAGCCCCGCGAGTTCGCCCCGCAATGCGTCCCGCTCGGCCGTCAGCTCACCGATCCGGTCGTCGTCGCCCTCCAGCTCGGTGAGCCGCGCCGCACTCTCCTGCGCCCACGCAAGTACGGCGCTGATGTCCTCGCCGTACTTCCGGGTGAGCTGGTTGAGGGCCGCGCGCCGTTCCTCCACCGCGGACAGCCGCAGCGGATCGGCGTCGAGATTGTCGGCGTACCCGGCGAGCTCCCCCGCCACGTCGCCCAACAGGATCCCGATCTCACCGATTCGCTCAGCAAGCACGGCAAGCGCGGGGTCATGGGCGCGTACGGCGTCCAGCGCCCTGTGCGCCCCGGCGACCAGTGTGGTGGCGTCGACGCTCTCGGGGTCCTCGGGGTTCCCGGCGAGCGCGGCATGAGCCACGGACGCGGCGGATGCCAGTGCCTCGGCGTGCCCGAGGCGCTCCGCCTCGGCGGCGAGTTCGACGTCCTCGCCGGCCAGCGGTTCGACGCCCGCGATCTCTTCGAGCCCGAAGCGCAGCAGATCCGCCTCCTGCGCCCGCTCACGCGCCCGCGTGGTCAGCTCGTCCAGCTCGACCGCGACAGTCCTGAGCCGCCGGTACGCGGCCGCGTACTTCGCATGGGGTACGGCGACGGCGTCGCCCGCGTACCGGTCGAGAGCCTGCCGCTGGCGGGCCGGGCGCAGCAGACCTTGCTGGTCGGTCTGGCCGTGTACGGCGACGAGGTCGTCGGCCAGCTCGGCAAGCAGCCCCACCGGAACCGAACGCCCGCCGACATGGGCACGCGAACGCCCCTCGGCCGAGACGGTCCGGCTGACCAGCAACGCCCCGTCGTCGAGTTCGGCGCCGGCTTCCGCGGCCCGTACGGCGGCGGGCGCGTCGGCGGGCAGGGTGATCCGCCCCTCGACGACCGCCGCTTTGGCCCCGATCCGCACCAGGGCAGGGTCGGCGCGTCCGCCGAGCAGCAGCCCGAGGCTGGTGACGACCATGGTCTTGCCCGCGCCCGTCTCGCCGGTCACCGCGGTGAACCCGGGTGACAGCTCGACGACAGCATCGTCAATGACGCCCAGCGACCGTATCCGCATCTCCTCCAACACGGACACGACCTTACGAGGTCCGGGCCCCGCTGTGCGACGGACCCCACACCACCACTCCTAGGACGGTACGGAAAACCCCACCCTCAAGACGGGTGATCACCCCATGGCGGGGCTCCTCCCTCAGGCCGCACTCTGATTCCATGAGTTCGGGATTGGCAAGATCAGCCCTGCGTGGCCACCGCCCCGCCTTCGTCGGCACCGCGGTTGCGGCGCTTTTCGCGGCGACCGTGGTGAGCGCGTCGACAACCATGCTGACGGTCACGAGCACGGACGGCGTGTCCGTGCATGTCGCCGACATGGCCACGGTCCTGCTGATCGGTTCGATCTACATGTCGATATTCGTGGTCGTGTCGACGATGGGCACGGCAGTGGTCCAGCAGCACCGCGAGCTCGCCCTGGTACGGGCGATCGGCGCCCGCCCCCGCCAAGTCCGACGGGCCGTGGCCACCCAGGCGCTGGCAGCCTCCGTACCGGCCGCGCTGGCCGGTTTCGCGCTCGGCGGGGCGCTGGCCCGGCCGTGGTTCGACGGGATGCGGGACCACGGCCTGATCCCGCCCGAGGTGACGTACCAGTTCAGCTGGATCGCGCTGCCGGTCAGCTTCGCCGTGGCCGTGGTGACCTCAACAGCCGCCGCCCTGCTGGCTTCCCTGCGCTTCTCGCTGCTGCGCCCGGCCAAGGCGCTCGAGGAGGCGTCGGCGGGCCGTCGCGGCCTCGGTGTGGTGCGGGCCCCGCTCGGTCTGATCTCCGTCGGGGGCGGTGTCGCCCTGTCCATAGTGCTGTCCGGGCAGCCTGCGGCGGAGGCGAGCGAGGGCGCGTTTCTCGTGCTGATTCTCTTCTGCGTGGGCGCCGGACTTCTCGGCCCGCGGATCGTGGGCCCCGCGGCCTGGCTCGTCTCCGCACCCGCCCAGCGGCTGGGCAGCAGCGCACGTCTGGCCATGCTCAACGTCCGCTCGCAGCCGCGCCGCTTCTCCGCCGCGGTCGTGCCGCTCGTCCTGGTCGTGGGCTTCGGCCTGACCAAGATCGGGATGCGTACGACGGCCCAGCACCGCACCGGCTCCGCGGGCAGCGCGGGCGAGGTCTGGCTGGACTACGCCGGCACGGGTCTGTACGCGGGCTTCGCGGCCATCGCCGCGGCGAACACCCTCGCCATGATCTCCTTCGAACGCCGCCGGGACGTCGCCCTGCTCCGCGTGATCGGCGCGCTCCCCCGGCAGATACGGGCGATGGCCGCCTGGGAGGCAGGCATCGTGGCGCTCACGGCGCTGGTGCTGGGCGGCGTCATCTCGCTGGCCACGCTCGCACCGATCCTCGCGACAGCCTTCGGCTCACCGTTGCCGTACATCCCGTGGACGGTGGCGGCAGGCGTCGCGGGCGGCACGCTGCTGCTGACCGTGCTCGCCACGGGCCTGCCCGTGCAGTCCGCGATGCGCCGCCGCGCGACAGCCACGGTCAGCGCGACGGCGTAACGGACCCGAGGGGCGAGCCGTGCTGCGTCAGTGCGGCGCCCCGCGCCAGCCCGAAACGGGCAGGGCGAACTTGGCGACCAGCCGGTCGGTGAAGGACGCGTGGTGCAGCCGTGCCAGTCGTACGGGCACGGCCCCCCGCCGCACCTCCACGCGCGCCCCTGCGGGCAGTTCGACGGTCCTGCGCCCGTCGCACCACAGCACGCCGTGCGGCGTGTGCGGCTGCACCTCGACGGCCAGCACCGAGGACGGCGACGTCACCAGCGGCTTGGCGAACAGCGCGTGCGCACTGATCGGCACCATCAGCAGCGCCTCGACCTCGGGCCAGACCACGGGCCCGCCCGCAGAAAAGGCGTACGCCGTGGACCCCGTGGGGGTGGCGCAGACGATGCCGTCGCAGCCGAAACCGGTCACCGGACGGCCGTCGATCTCCAGGACGACTTCGAGCATCCGCTCGGGCGAGACCTTCTGCACGGCGGCCTCGTTGAGCGCCCAGTCCTCGTGCACGACGTCGCCGTTGTTGTGCACGAGGACGTCGAGGGTCATGCGTTCCTCGACCTCGTACGCACGCGTGACGACCCGGTCGACCACCTTGTCGAGGTCGTCGCGCTCGGCCTCCGCGAGGAAGCCGACACGGCCCAGGTTGACGCCGAGCATCGGCACCCCGGACGCACGCGCGAACTCGGCGCCGCGCAGCAGCGTTCCGTCCCCGCCCAGGACAACGAGCAGTTCACAGCCGTCGAGTACGTCGGGCGAGGCCTCCGCCACCGTCTCGACTGATGGCGGCAGCGGCAGGTCGGCAGCCTCGGCTGCCAGCACGCGCACGCCGAGGCCGCTGCGCAGCAGCCCCTGTACGACCAGTTCCGCACTGCGGATCGCCGCTGGGCGCCCGGTGTGCGCGAGCAGAAACACGGTGCGCGTCGATGCAGACGCAACCGCCGTCGCTGTCGTCGCCGTCGCTGTGGTTGTCGTCGTCGCTGTCGTCGTTGTCAACTCGGCCCCTCCGCCACTGCACGGTCAACATCCGCCGGGTCGAGTTCAGGAGCCCCCGCCCGGAGCCAGAGAAAGTATTCGACATTTCCCGAAGGCCCGGGCAGCGGACTGGCGGTGACGCCCCGTACGCCGAGACCGAGCTCCCACGCCTGCCGCGCCACTGCCCGTACCGTTTCCGCCCGCAGTTCAGGACTGCGCACGACCCCGCCGCTGCCCAGCCGGTCCTTGCCCACCTCGAACTGCGGCTTGACCATCATCACGAGGTCGGCATCGGGCGACGCGCACCGCACCAGCGCCGGCAGCACCAGCCCCAAAGGGATGAAGGACAGATCGCCGACGATGAGGTCCACCGGCTCCCCGTCGATCGTGTCGGGTGTCATTTCCCGCACGTTGGTACGGTCCTTGACGGTCACGCGTTCATCCGACTGCAAAGACCAGGCGAGCTGCCCGTAACCGACGTCCACCGCGACGACATGCCCGGCCCCGGCCCGCAGCAGCACATCGGTGAAGCCGCCGGTCGACGCCCCCGCGTCCAGCGCCCGCCGCCCCTCCACCTTCAGCCCGAGCGGTACGAACGCCTCCAGGGCGCCGGCCAGCTTGTGCCCGCCCCGCGAGACGTAGTCGGGGTCGTTGTCGTCCTTGAGCACCACGACGGCGGCGCTGGTCTCGACCTGCGTGGCGGCCTTGGTCGCGACGGCGCCGCCCACCTTCACCCGCCCTGCGG from Streptomyces spiramyceticus carries:
- a CDS encoding PucR family transcriptional regulator, with translation MDTQGGITVQRALELPGLRGGLPEVVAGADRLNRTVRWVHAGEVPNIASLLKGGELLLTTGLGLGTRPAEQRAFVRRLAERGIAALVVELGPRFSRLPSTIVETARAAGLPLVQLHREVPFVSVTEEVHTEIVNGHYTLLRRAEEVHRRCTEALLDGGGIPQVLGILADFTANPVFLETADGQLLYAAAPESGEACADPLQVWEGLRGQREAREAGPPANGVLVDVPGGGHGAGAVRARIALLAVSAPLLPVHRIAAERAAGILAVVLMQARQEEELAARGRGDFLTDLAEGRIAAEDAPAQARVLGFKPGEGPLLPVVMRLAAELAPAGNWAVLARAVLEELSSVGVPVLLGVRPVEGRVPLLLGLRSESERTAVADRVAAALRAGVERAGLERAGGHPPVVVVGVAGSWAAASAGLRHAAETATAAQGLSDRPWYDARRLDIDLLLWRLRDHPDLAAFVDRAIGPLRDHDRTSRPPLLPTLQTYLAHAGRKAETARELHLNRQTLYNRLARISELLGTDLDDPQTVLALSLALRARRHTS
- a CDS encoding glycosyltransferase family 4 protein, whose amino-acid sequence is MSSTPVPPYGQSPLSVVQVLGGGSAGSSTHVRSLAAGLVARGLRVTVCAPAGLEPGYDFGGAGAQFVSVPRRSDPAAVGALRSACAGADLVHAHGLHAAVRSTLALRGWGIPLVVTWHTRAHADGPRGHVVRLLERRAAKAAAVVLGTSSDLVDRARRRGARDARLAPVSVPAPLPAARVKEGKARAELGAVERPLIIAVGSLVRGRGYGTLLDATRAWRDLDPVPLLIVAGEGRERAALQRRIEDESLPVKLIGRRDDIADLFAVADVAVLASKWEGRSVVAQEALRAGVPLVATAVGGVPELVGDAAELVPYGDTDALAGAVVRLLTDPARRQLLADAGRAQAAHWPTEDDTVAQVLSVYDELTG
- the recN gene encoding DNA repair protein RecN, which codes for MRIRSLGVIDDAVVELSPGFTAVTGETGAGKTMVVTSLGLLLGGRADPALVRIGAKAAVVEGRITLPADAPAAVRAAEAGAELDDGALLVSRTVSAEGRSRAHVGGRSVPVGLLAELADDLVAVHGQTDQQGLLRPARQRQALDRYAGDAVAVPHAKYAAAYRRLRTVAVELDELTTRARERAQEADLLRFGLEEIAGVEPLAGEDVELAAEAERLGHAEALASAASVAHAALAGNPEDPESVDATTLVAGAHRALDAVRAHDPALAVLAERIGEIGILLGDVAGELAGYADNLDADPLRLSAVEERRAALNQLTRKYGEDISAVLAWAQESAARLTELEGDDDRIGELTAERDALRGELAGLAQALTDARTDAAQRFADAVTAELASLAMPHARVSIDIRQVEDRENGIEVGGRLVAYGSSGADEVELLLAPHPGAQPRPIAKGASGGELSRVMLAVEVVFAGSDPVPTYLFDEVDAGVGGKAAVEVGRRLAKLAKSAQVVVVTHLPQVAAFADRQLLVEKTNDGSVTRSGVTVLEGEARVRELSRMLAGQEDSETARAHAEELLAAARADA
- a CDS encoding ABC transporter permease, encoding MSSGLARSALRGHRPAFVGTAVAALFAATVVSASTTMLTVTSTDGVSVHVADMATVLLIGSIYMSIFVVVSTMGTAVVQQHRELALVRAIGARPRQVRRAVATQALAASVPAALAGFALGGALARPWFDGMRDHGLIPPEVTYQFSWIALPVSFAVAVVTSTAAALLASLRFSLLRPAKALEEASAGRRGLGVVRAPLGLISVGGGVALSIVLSGQPAAEASEGAFLVLILFCVGAGLLGPRIVGPAAWLVSAPAQRLGSSARLAMLNVRSQPRRFSAAVVPLVLVVGFGLTKIGMRTTAQHRTGSAGSAGEVWLDYAGTGLYAGFAAIAAANTLAMISFERRRDVALLRVIGALPRQIRAMAAWEAGIVALTALVLGGVISLATLAPILATAFGSPLPYIPWTVAAGVAGGTLLLTVLATGLPVQSAMRRRATATVSATA
- a CDS encoding NAD kinase; translation: MTTTTATTTTTATATTATAVASASTRTVFLLAHTGRPAAIRSAELVVQGLLRSGLGVRVLAAEAADLPLPPSVETVAEASPDVLDGCELLVVLGGDGTLLRGAEFARASGVPMLGVNLGRVGFLAEAERDDLDKVVDRVVTRAYEVEERMTLDVLVHNNGDVVHEDWALNEAAVQKVSPERMLEVVLEIDGRPVTGFGCDGIVCATPTGSTAYAFSAGGPVVWPEVEALLMVPISAHALFAKPLVTSPSSVLAVEVQPHTPHGVLWCDGRRTVELPAGARVEVRRGAVPVRLARLHHASFTDRLVAKFALPVSGWRGAPH
- a CDS encoding TlyA family RNA methyltransferase, which gives rise to MAGVARRRLDAELVRRKLARSREHASQLIAAGRVKVGGAVATKAATQVETSAAVVVLKDDNDPDYVSRGGHKLAGALEAFVPLGLKVEGRRALDAGASTGGFTDVLLRAGAGHVVAVDVGYGQLAWSLQSDERVTVKDRTNVREMTPDTIDGEPVDLIVGDLSFIPLGLVLPALVRCASPDADLVMMVKPQFEVGKDRLGSGGVVRSPELRAETVRAVARQAWELGLGVRGVTASPLPGPSGNVEYFLWLRAGAPELDPADVDRAVAEGPS